From Anopheles darlingi chromosome 2, idAnoDarlMG_H_01, whole genome shotgun sequence, the proteins below share one genomic window:
- the LOC125950741 gene encoding transmembrane protein 245 encodes MSTRPSPAPFKRSIDGLFNVWLNLRNQGHEKPLRNALYNVLVVGVIAVVIGVILVLAPFFKPLLWAFLFGAVLFPAKKRLSEALKGWIERIEKDDKYLLLGVLSAPACWVDSLGEFLTGWLRDHLKIIGIGFGGLVLLRFILWLTPSEVFFSIWNFVVWNHSLFRSLLSSLSLHMVVVILLLYVISVYFLWTPDYSTPFLVIGQFLWMVIVGYGSSFLGALQVPVFLALLTYGAIGLVYNMQKDDRNVRFIDKWHSLLDVTSYRLDSSIAINAPATNSGDTSRIEEIKSKLQLDVTATPQLSSTMNETPITGTTYQASILNKVEVLESDVYFRLLFYACGATLVWTHTWLLFLGAIPMCLHIVRRLAEFLGIFAYVSQQAQHYLTQLKLWLFPRHSALLPLCLPGILRLNANIHRYACAKLRSYIDDISSIVMIGFLIVLVMLISVFAFTQIYSEAIAVAQLGSNLVNRTLIHRPELIEMLPIDMQSMDNIIDNAYKYGRSHIEQYVDGIFNDTDPTQAIKLKTQILSVWDRLIQSWMDRNNGEGMVGPRVPAQAIRMTIDEIFINPITKAGLIGFIKSNFGMLWEVADSLWMLLRTNLTLLLSAVGTLVSAILGGGHAVLKFLFHTIIFFTTLYYLLQSSQDRYSPTAITINNSWGPRIIQALEDSISSVVVATLKLALFHGLFTWLTHTVFGAHIVYLPAVLASILAAAPFLETYWCSVPAFLDLWLSQDRFWLGVILVLIHFIVPSNFNPIIHSEIKGGGHPYLTGLSIAGGMYLFGLEGALLGPLLLCLLVVLFEVTISAIRDSPTTPQTR; translated from the exons ATGAGTACCCGGCCCAGCCCAGCTCCtttcaaacgatcgatcgatggtctgTTCAACGTGTGGCTTAATCTGCGAAATCAAGGGCACGAAAAACCGCTTCGAAATGCACTCTATAATGTGCTGGTCGTCGGCGTGATTGCCGTGGTAATCGGCGTTATACTAGTGCTGGCCCCGTTCTTCAAACCGCTGCTTTGGGCGTTCCTGTTCGGGGCGGTGTTATTTCCAGCGAAAAAACGGCTCTCCGAAGCGCTCAAAGGATGGATCGAACGGATCGAAAAGGACGACAAGTACCTGTTGCTCGGTGTGCTAAGCGCACCGGCCTGCTGGGTCGATTCGCTGGGCGAATTTCTGACCGGCTGGTTGCGGGATCATCTCAAAATCATAggcatcggtttcggtggacTTGTGCTGTTGCGCTTCATCCTCTGGCTTACACCGTCCGAGGTGTTCTTCTCGATATGGAACTTTGTCGTTTGGAATCACTCCCTGTTCCGGTCATTGCTAAGCTCACTGTCCCTgcacatggtggtggtcatactGCTCCTGTACGTAATCAGCGTATACTTCCTGTGGACGCCCGATTACTCCACACCATTCCTGGTGATCGGCCAGTTCCTGTGGATGGTGATTGTAGGGTACGGTAGCAGCTTTCTCGGTGCACTTCAAGTGCCCGTCTTCTTGGCCCTGCTCACATACGGTGCCATCGGTCTGGTGTACAATATGCAGAAGGACGATCGCAACGTCCGGTTTATCGATAAATGGCACAGTCTTCTCGATGTTACCAGTTACCGGTTGGATTCTTCCATCGCAATCAATGCACCGGCTACAAACAGTGGCGATACATCTAGAATCGAGGAAATCAAATCCAAGCTGCAGCTCGATGTAACGGCAACGCCTCAGCTTTCCAGTACGATGAACGAGACGCCGATAACTGGCACCACGTACCAAGCAAGCATCCTCAACAAAGTGGAAGTACTCGAAAGTGATGTGTATTTCCGGTTGCTGTTTTACGCCTGCGGTGCTACGCTCGTTTGGACCCATACTTGGTTGCTCTTCTTGGGAGCCATTCCGATGTGCCTCCACATCGTCCGTCGATTGGCCGAATTCCTCGGTATCTTCGCGTACGTCTCGCAGCAGGCACAACATTACTTGACGCAGCTCAAGCTGTGGCTATTTCCACGGCATTCCGCATTACTTCCACTCTGTCTGCCGGGAATTCTGCGGCTAAATGCTAACATTCATCGTTATGCTTGCGCTAAACTGCGCTCATACATCGATGACATCAGCTCGATAGTGATGATCGGATTCCTGATCGTGCTCGTCATGCTGATTAGCGTGTTTGCCTTTACTCAGATCTACTCGGAGGCAATCGCGGTTGCACAGCTCGGGTCTAATCTTGTCAACCGCACGCTTATACATCGACCGGAACTCATTGAAATGTTACCGATTG ATATGCAATCGATGGATAACATTATCGACAACGCGTACAAGTATGGACGATCGCACATCGAACAGTATGTCGACGGTATATTTAACGATACGGATCCGACCCAAGCGATCAAACTTAAAACACAAATACTCAGCGTTTGGGATCGTCTGATACAGAGCTGGATGGATCGAAACAATGGTGAAGGAATGGTAGGGCCCCGAGTGCCAGCCCAAGCCATTCGCATGACGATCGATGAGATTTTTATCAATCCAA TTACTAAAGCTGGGCTCATTGGGTTCATCAAGAGCAACTTTGGGATGCTATGGGAAGTAGCAGATTCCTTGTGGATGCTGCTACGAACCAACCTTACACTTTTGCTGTCTGCCGTCGGAACGCTCGTATCAGCCATCCTTGGTGGTGGACATGCGGTTCTTAAGTTTTTATTTCACACG ATCATTTTCTTTACGACATTATATTATTTACTGCAAAGCAGTCAAGATCGCTATTCGCCGACAGcaatcaccatcaacaactCCTGGGGACCACGTATAATTCAGGCCCTGGAAGATTCCATCTCTAGTGTGGTAGTAGCCACGCTGAAATTAGCCCTTTTCCACGGCCTTTTCACGTGGTTAACACACACCGTCTTTGGAGCACACATCGTTTATTTGCCGGCGGTACTGGCCTCCATTTTAGCAGCTGCACCCTTCCTCGAGACGTACTGGTGCAGTGTGCCGGCGTTTCTGGATTTGTGGCTGTCGCAGGACCGTTTCTGGCTCGGGGTCATATTGGTGttgattcatttcattgttcCGTCCAACTTCAACCCCATCATTCACTCCGAGATCAAGGG TGGAGGACACCCGTACCTGACCGGTCTATCGATTGCTGGCGGAATGTACTTATTTGGCCTAGAAGGCGCTCTGCTTGGACCATTGCTACTCTGTTTGTTGGTAGTTCTGTTTGAAGTTACCATAAGTGCTATCCGCGATAGTCCTACTACTCCACAGACAAGGTAA
- the LOC125950716 gene encoding 1,5-anhydro-D-fructose reductase: MGACKIDLTFENGQKMPALGFGTWRAPDDEVEKALNIALEAGYRHIDCAPVYLNEPTIGRVLRQWIDSGRVKREELFIVTKLPPHGTRAATVEKFLKRSLTDLQLDYVDLYLVHVPFTVPEVDGPFLMDEHGEIVLETTTDHVALWKAMEAVADAGLARSIGLSNFNQRQVQRVLDNCRIKPANLQIENHIYLQQPELVKFCKANGITVTAYSPLGSKGIEKLLNHEVPNLLDNPTVKEIGDRIGKTAAQVVLRHLLQRGLATIPKSTNAGRLSQNIALFDFELTEDDMVKLNGLDRNVRICDFGFFPGITKHPEFPF; this comes from the exons ATGGGTGCTTGTAAGATCGATCTAACGTTCGAGAATGGCCAGAAAATGCCCGCTCTCGGATTCGGAACCTGGCGT GCCCCCGATGATGAAGTGGAGAAAGCGTTAAACATAGCTCTAGAGGCGGGCTATCGGCACATTGATTGTGCGCCGGTCTATCTCAACGAGCCCACGATCGGCCGGGTGCTGCGCCAATGGATCGACAGTGGGAGGGTGAAGCGCGAGGAGCTGTTCATCGTAACGAAACTGCCACCACACG GCACGAGGGCAGCGACGGTGGAAAAGTTTCTCAAGCGATCGTTGACCGATCTTCAGCTCGATTACGTCGATCTTTACCTGGTGCATGTACCGTTTACCGTGCCGGAAGTGGATGGTCCTTTCCTGATGGACGAACACGGTGAAATCGTGCTGGAAACGACGACCGACCATGTGGCCCTCTGGAAG GCCATGGAAGCGGTGGCCGATGCCGGGCTCGCCCGCAGCATAGGACTATCGAATTTCAACCAGCGGCAAGTACAGAGGGTGCTCGATAATTGCCGAATTAAGCCGGCTAACTTGCAG ATCGAAAACCACATCTAtctgcagcagccggagcTGGTGAAGTTTTGCAAAGCGAACGGCATTACCGTGACGGCGTACTCGCCGCTTGGTTCGAAGGGAATCGAAAAGCTTTTAAA CCACGAGGTGCCCAATCTGCTGGATAACCCGACCGTTAAGGAGATTGGCGACCGTATTGGGAAAACGGCGGCCCAGGTCGTACTGCGCCACCTGTTGCAGCGCGGATTGGCGACCATTCCGAAGAGTACGAATGCGGGCCGGTTGAGCCAGAACATTGCACTGTTCGATTTCGAGCTGACGGAAGACGATATGGTCAAGCTGAACGGACTCGATCGGAATGTGCGCATTTGTGACTTTGGCTTCTTTCCGGG AATCACGAAGCACCCGGAGTTCCCGTTCTAA